The following proteins are encoded in a genomic region of Paenibacillus sp. FSL R7-0273:
- a CDS encoding aromatic ring-hydroxylating oxygenase subunit alpha — MTKTNALAEFQMQLPRDCTFTPSDWQVLSQYWYPVAIANEIKDKPVSVKLLDVKLVCYRSHGKVVIARDLCFHRGAPLSLGWVENEEIVCPYHGFRYNCEGACTSVPAHPNAKISPKLKLIMYPAVERYGLIWTSLAGTDEQLPEFPGWDDPDFINILPPSFDIAGSSGRQMEGFLDVSHFAYVHSDSFADPDNTEVPQYKVRREGDELFADYWSTVSNYGKGQENPAPEGFMWLRAFRVFPPFAASLTVHFPEDGKLMILNCASPVSARYTRLFCPISRNFDKTVPVEDTIKFNLQIFSEDREMVEAQTPEDLPLDLTAEAHIPADRTSIAYRQLLTELGLGRNYTS; from the coding sequence ATGACAAAAACCAACGCGCTTGCCGAATTCCAGATGCAGCTTCCCCGTGACTGTACGTTTACCCCAAGTGACTGGCAGGTCCTCTCCCAATACTGGTACCCGGTAGCCATTGCCAATGAAATCAAGGATAAGCCGGTATCCGTGAAGCTGCTTGACGTCAAGCTGGTCTGCTACCGCAGCCACGGCAAGGTTGTTATTGCCCGTGACCTGTGCTTCCACCGCGGAGCTCCGCTCAGTCTGGGCTGGGTCGAAAATGAGGAAATCGTCTGCCCGTATCACGGGTTCCGCTATAACTGCGAAGGTGCCTGCACCTCTGTTCCGGCGCACCCGAATGCCAAGATATCCCCGAAGCTCAAGCTGATCATGTATCCTGCTGTCGAGCGCTACGGGTTAATCTGGACCTCGCTGGCCGGCACAGATGAGCAGCTTCCTGAATTCCCCGGCTGGGATGACCCTGATTTTATTAATATTTTGCCGCCGAGCTTTGACATTGCGGGTTCTTCCGGCCGCCAGATGGAAGGCTTCCTGGATGTTTCCCATTTCGCCTACGTCCATTCCGACTCGTTCGCCGATCCCGACAACACCGAGGTTCCGCAATACAAGGTCAGACGGGAGGGCGATGAGCTGTTTGCCGATTATTGGAGCACTGTCAGCAACTACGGCAAGGGCCAGGAGAATCCGGCGCCGGAAGGCTTCATGTGGCTGCGGGCCTTCCGCGTATTTCCTCCCTTCGCCGCCTCGCTCACGGTACATTTCCCTGAGGACGGGAAGCTGATGATCCTGAACTGTGCCTCACCGGTATCTGCCCGTTATACACGGCTGTTCTGCCCGATCTCACGGAACTTTGACAAGACTGTGCCCGTTGAGGATACGATAAAATTCAATCTGCAGATTTTCTCGGAGGACCGTGAGATGGTTGAAGCACAGACACCGGAGGATCTGCCGCTGGATCTGACCGCAGAAGCCCATATTCCGGCTGACCGGACCTCAATTGCGTACAGACAGCTGTTGACTGAGCTCGGCCTGGGCCGGAACTATACTTCCTAA
- a CDS encoding cellulase-like family protein has product MTYNPDNQLPAKLTITMWDFSWYTMTLPGEPYHDLAARFAEAVERGYNTIRICAMPFLLFTADGPRPGPLKFGSLGKVGQRTRWYNCLGGAELDGHAHLLELFKQAEAHDCYIMLSSWEYQQSPSFLAHPQLRDELAAIAPEDRFMAIAKSMSQLIHYVKEAGYGKQIVYAELHNEVEFGQLTAVGAAQGIAFENVPANLRIMQPYIEEAVEYLRDSHPDTLMTASYTVNEEYPKAYVARNMQVGHYHLYIKGVLNELMLTAGLDDHSIPFPGAFVQSLLREDAPPFEEWTLPEGQEWRMEGNPVGMRLIYLHDWADPDKWDLFLYDRYGAHKIAMLQKADKAFDEIHEWAGQAGLPLVIGEGYVGYTPLMAGFEEGPVGKFIAEYAIRKGMALGFWGMTLCSNCAPHHPFWDDIAWQQKWNRYIMES; this is encoded by the coding sequence ATGACCTATAATCCGGATAATCAGCTTCCAGCTAAGCTTACAATCACCATGTGGGATTTCTCCTGGTATACCATGACGCTACCCGGGGAGCCTTATCATGATCTGGCGGCACGGTTCGCGGAAGCGGTGGAGCGGGGCTACAACACCATTCGCATCTGTGCTATGCCGTTCCTGCTGTTTACCGCTGACGGACCGCGGCCCGGCCCGCTGAAGTTCGGCAGTCTGGGCAAGGTTGGCCAGCGCACCAGATGGTATAACTGCCTCGGCGGAGCCGAGCTTGACGGACACGCCCATCTGCTTGAGCTGTTTAAGCAGGCGGAAGCGCATGACTGCTACATTATGCTGTCCTCGTGGGAATATCAGCAGAGCCCGAGCTTTCTGGCCCATCCGCAGCTGCGCGATGAGCTGGCGGCAATTGCACCTGAGGACCGGTTCATGGCGATTGCCAAATCAATGAGCCAGCTGATCCATTATGTAAAAGAAGCCGGTTACGGCAAACAGATTGTATACGCGGAGCTGCATAACGAGGTGGAGTTCGGACAGCTGACTGCTGTTGGAGCTGCCCAGGGCATCGCATTCGAGAATGTACCGGCTAACCTGAGAATTATGCAGCCATACATTGAGGAAGCGGTAGAGTACCTGCGTGACAGTCACCCTGATACACTGATGACTGCAAGCTACACTGTAAATGAAGAATATCCTAAGGCTTATGTCGCCCGCAATATGCAGGTCGGCCACTATCATCTGTATATCAAAGGTGTGCTGAATGAGCTCATGCTGACCGCCGGACTGGATGATCACAGCATTCCTTTCCCGGGGGCGTTTGTCCAGTCGCTGTTACGCGAGGATGCTCCGCCGTTTGAAGAATGGACCTTGCCTGAAGGACAGGAATGGCGGATGGAGGGCAATCCGGTTGGAATGCGGCTGATCTATCTGCATGACTGGGCCGATCCGGACAAATGGGATCTGTTCCTGTATGACAGATACGGAGCGCACAAGATTGCTATGCTGCAGAAGGCAGACAAGGCCTTTGATGAGATTCACGAGTGGGCGGGACAAGCAGGCCTGCCGCTGGTGATTGGAGAAGGGTATGTCGGATACACGCCGCTTATGGCCGGCTTCGAGGAAGGGCCTGTGGGCAAATTCATCGCCGAATATGCAATCCGCAAAGGGATGGCGCTCGGCTTCTGGGGAATGACCCTCTGCTCCAACTGTGCGCCGCATCATCCGTTCTGGGACGATATCGCCTGGCAGCAGAAATGGAACCGCTATATTATGGAAAGCTAA
- a CDS encoding AraC family transcriptional regulator: MNLKEHILLWTHAAVEIIDIRHNTYSHGEQALRYRLPCSAFICTVRGKAVMVMDGIRHELNEGAMLHGGKGTTFELAPPSELVEYYLILYRARLALPARKHLLSVMNRDNPFELQYICSPDAPLPLIEKLRLMHEHWLKGGRLEQLHVKSTLYQWVYELLRQLHAQQIQPLKPDVLGTAIRYMENNISLPLSLDKLAETAGSSPRSLSRLFRMRLHTSPNQYLISMRMEKARELLLRTEASLQDIAAAIGHPDAYYFGRMFKKHYGISPVRYKNSIKAAADWPEMTSGASGFDIVRTSSLGYSVDNHYQYKSEGASFMSKSARPSLLITLLLCFSIVLSACAAGNTNTASGSNTTSPSPSASAAPAATDTPSAEAQTRTITTVKGDIEVPADPQRVVVLYLLGDVLALGVKPVGVSDVSEGAAFEEELSDVQKLGTWFEASPEAILSLDPDLIIVPSDETYEVLKDIAPTVLVPYETMSAEERVAFIGEALGKEEQAKTLFDEFHAKVEEGKQKLQEAGILDRTVSIMEGGSKRSMAVVTSKQFGRGSQVIYEYLGMKAPAIIQEKVETSTEAVGEDVSFEVLADYSGDYMFRSSYEGMADLTQDPVWNSIPAVKAGRLINIDFGLSYYSDIYSLNAQLDYIVESLLAAPRVD, from the coding sequence ATGAATTTGAAGGAGCATATTTTACTCTGGACGCATGCAGCGGTAGAGATTATAGATATCCGGCATAATACATACAGTCACGGGGAGCAAGCTCTCCGGTACCGGCTGCCTTGCAGTGCTTTTATATGTACTGTCCGCGGGAAAGCAGTAATGGTAATGGATGGCATCCGCCATGAACTAAACGAAGGAGCCATGCTCCACGGGGGCAAGGGGACAACCTTTGAGCTGGCCCCGCCCTCGGAGCTGGTCGAATATTATTTAATCCTTTACAGAGCCAGGCTTGCCCTCCCTGCCCGCAAACATCTGCTGTCTGTCATGAACCGGGACAACCCGTTCGAGCTCCAGTACATATGCAGTCCGGACGCTCCGCTCCCTTTAATCGAAAAGCTTAGGCTGATGCATGAGCACTGGCTAAAGGGCGGCAGACTGGAGCAGCTGCATGTAAAATCAACGCTGTATCAATGGGTGTACGAGCTGCTTAGACAGCTGCACGCCCAGCAGATCCAGCCGCTGAAGCCGGATGTGCTGGGGACAGCAATCCGGTATATGGAGAATAACATCAGCCTGCCTCTCAGCCTGGACAAGCTGGCCGAAACCGCAGGCAGCAGTCCGCGCAGCTTGTCCAGACTGTTCCGGATGCGGCTGCACACCAGCCCCAACCAGTATTTAATCAGTATGCGCATGGAAAAGGCCCGTGAGCTGCTGCTCCGCACCGAGGCCAGCCTGCAGGATATTGCCGCTGCCATCGGTCATCCGGATGCCTATTATTTCGGGAGGATGTTCAAAAAGCATTACGGAATATCACCGGTAAGGTACAAAAATTCAATAAAAGCAGCTGCTGACTGGCCGGAAATGACATCGGGCGCGTCCGGTTTTGACATTGTCCGTACGTCTTCACTTGGTTATAGTGTTGATAATCATTATCAATACAAATCAGAAGGAGCGTCGTTCATGTCTAAATCTGCAAGACCGTCATTACTCATCACCTTACTGCTATGCTTTAGCATTGTACTTAGTGCCTGCGCGGCAGGAAACACCAATACAGCTTCCGGCAGTAACACCACGTCCCCGTCACCTTCAGCAAGCGCCGCCCCTGCGGCCACTGATACTCCCTCAGCCGAGGCACAGACCCGCACCATCACTACGGTCAAAGGAGATATTGAGGTTCCTGCTGATCCGCAGCGAGTTGTGGTTCTATATCTTCTGGGCGATGTGCTGGCCCTCGGGGTGAAGCCGGTCGGCGTATCCGATGTATCAGAGGGTGCCGCCTTTGAAGAGGAGCTGAGTGATGTACAGAAGCTCGGAACCTGGTTTGAGGCCAGCCCGGAGGCTATTTTATCGCTTGATCCGGACCTGATCATCGTGCCTTCAGACGAAACCTATGAGGTTCTAAAAGACATCGCCCCTACTGTACTGGTTCCATACGAGACCATGTCTGCTGAAGAGCGGGTTGCCTTTATCGGAGAAGCATTGGGCAAGGAAGAGCAGGCGAAGACCCTGTTCGATGAGTTCCACGCCAAGGTTGAAGAAGGTAAACAGAAGCTGCAGGAAGCCGGAATTCTTGACCGTACCGTATCTATCATGGAGGGCGGCAGCAAACGAAGCATGGCTGTTGTAACAAGCAAGCAGTTCGGGCGCGGTTCGCAGGTTATCTATGAGTATCTGGGCATGAAGGCTCCGGCAATCATCCAGGAGAAGGTTGAGACATCCACGGAGGCCGTAGGTGAGGATGTATCCTTCGAGGTGCTTGCTGACTATAGCGGGGATTATATGTTCCGCTCTTCCTATGAGGGTATGGCTGATCTAACCCAGGACCCGGTCTGGAACAGCATTCCTGCGGTAAAAGCAGGCCGGTTAATCAACATTGACTTCGGCTTATCCTATTACAGTGATATCTATTCGCTGAATGCGCAGCTCGATTATATTGTAGAGAGCCTGCTTGCTGCACCACGGGTTGACTAA
- a CDS encoding amidohydrolase family protein, whose protein sequence is MKIIDAHVHYSNIASFHETAQELAHIDYSEKGLLEEFRRSGVIAGVGMGVTETVPGAFPDNEASNPMLLDLNGRLPANLYTCVGINPLTLQLEGQLEALEQSLREEHVVGIKLYAGYYHFNVGDEIYAPVYRLAAEYQMPVVIHGGLTYSDRGLLKYSHPLSMEETFLKHRDITFMLCHLGDPWVMDTAALLEKNPNLYTDLSGWIVGDSAKVDRLLTEQTYTDHFRRAIVFAEKYDRLVFGTDWPLVPLEAYIKFVKHLIPEAHWEDVFYNNALRVFPKLEQLIGNLK, encoded by the coding sequence ATGAAAATCATTGATGCGCATGTTCATTATTCCAATATTGCGTCTTTTCACGAAACGGCACAGGAGCTGGCGCATATTGATTATTCGGAAAAGGGGCTGCTGGAGGAATTCCGGCGCTCCGGCGTAATAGCAGGTGTGGGAATGGGCGTTACGGAGACGGTGCCGGGAGCTTTCCCTGATAATGAGGCTTCCAATCCGATGCTGCTGGATCTGAACGGCCGGCTTCCCGCTAATCTCTACACCTGTGTCGGTATTAATCCGCTGACGCTGCAGCTGGAGGGACAGCTGGAAGCGCTGGAGCAGTCGCTGCGCGAAGAGCATGTGGTAGGGATTAAGCTCTATGCCGGCTACTATCATTTTAATGTCGGTGATGAGATTTATGCTCCGGTATACAGGCTGGCGGCTGAGTATCAGATGCCTGTTGTCATTCATGGCGGACTTACGTATTCAGACAGAGGGCTGTTAAAATATTCACACCCGCTGTCAATGGAAGAGACGTTCCTGAAGCACCGGGACATCACCTTTATGTTATGTCATCTGGGTGATCCCTGGGTAATGGATACTGCAGCGCTGCTGGAAAAAAATCCGAACCTGTATACCGATCTGTCCGGCTGGATTGTTGGTGACTCCGCCAAGGTAGACCGGCTGCTGACCGAGCAGACCTATACTGATCATTTCCGGCGGGCGATTGTATTCGCCGAGAAGTATGACCGGCTGGTGTTCGGTACCGACTGGCCGCTTGTGCCGCTGGAGGCGTACATTAAATTTGTGAAGCACCTGATCCCGGAGGCACACTGGGAGGATGTCTTTTACAACAATGCCTTGAGGGTGTTCCCTAAGCTGGAGCAGCTGATCGGCAATCTGAAATAA
- a CDS encoding Lsa family ABC-F type ribosomal protection protein, protein MSLINVTNLTFAYDGSYDNIFEQVSFQLDTDWKLGFTGRNGRGKTTFLNLLLGKYEYSGTISAKVGFDYFPFPVEHPEYLTMDIFDEICPDAEQWQFARELSLLQLEADDVLYRPFETLSNGEQTKVLLAALFLKEDRFLLIDEPTNHLDMEARQLVSHYLKSKKGFILVSHDRAFLDNCVDHILSINKTGIEIQKGSFSDWWDNKQRQDAYELAENDKLKSDIRRLSDAARRTSGWSDEVEKSKNGTRNSGSKLDKGYVGHKAAKMMKRSKSIEQRQQGAIEDKSKLLKNIETSDSLKITQLPYHKNQLAELDQVSVSYGERTVCSGISFSIEQGERIAVSGKNGSGKSTVLKLLTGEISDYTGTLRIGSQLKISYVSQDTSYLQGSLTEYARKHEVDESLFKAILRKLDFSRVQFEKDMASFSGGQKKKVLIARSLSEQAHLYVWDEPLNFIDIYSRMQIEELLLESAPTLLFVEHDREFCRNIATKVIEL, encoded by the coding sequence ATGTCTTTGATTAATGTGACTAATCTGACTTTTGCCTATGACGGCAGCTACGATAATATTTTTGAGCAGGTGAGCTTTCAGCTGGATACGGACTGGAAGCTTGGCTTCACCGGCCGAAACGGAAGAGGGAAGACGACCTTTTTGAATCTGCTGCTCGGCAAATACGAATACAGCGGAACCATTTCCGCTAAGGTTGGCTTTGACTACTTCCCGTTTCCTGTAGAGCACCCGGAGTATTTGACGATGGATATATTCGATGAGATCTGTCCGGATGCGGAGCAGTGGCAGTTTGCCCGGGAGCTTTCTTTACTGCAGCTGGAAGCAGACGATGTGCTGTACCGCCCATTTGAAACACTCTCTAACGGGGAGCAGACCAAAGTGCTGCTGGCCGCGCTTTTTCTGAAGGAAGACCGGTTTCTGCTGATTGATGAGCCTACCAACCATCTCGATATGGAGGCAAGACAGCTGGTAAGCCATTATCTCAAAAGTAAAAAAGGCTTTATCCTCGTATCCCATGACCGCGCTTTTCTGGATAACTGTGTGGATCATATTCTGTCCATCAACAAAACCGGAATTGAGATTCAAAAGGGCAGCTTCTCCGACTGGTGGGACAATAAACAGCGTCAGGATGCCTATGAGCTGGCGGAGAACGACAAGCTGAAATCAGATATCAGGCGATTATCCGATGCGGCGAGACGAACCAGCGGCTGGTCGGATGAGGTGGAAAAAAGCAAAAACGGCACCCGTAACTCCGGCTCCAAGCTGGATAAGGGCTACGTCGGGCATAAGGCAGCCAAAATGATGAAGCGCTCCAAATCGATTGAACAGCGCCAGCAGGGCGCAATAGAAGATAAATCGAAGCTGCTAAAGAACATTGAAACCTCGGACAGCCTAAAAATCACACAGCTTCCCTATCACAAAAATCAGCTCGCTGAGCTCGATCAGGTCTCGGTCTCATACGGGGAGCGGACGGTGTGCAGCGGCATCAGCTTTTCGATTGAACAGGGGGAGCGGATCGCTGTCTCCGGCAAAAACGGCTCTGGCAAATCCACTGTGCTCAAGCTGCTTACCGGTGAAATTAGTGACTACACGGGTACACTCCGCATCGGCAGCCAGCTGAAAATCTCTTATGTCTCCCAGGACACCTCGTATCTGCAAGGCAGCTTAACTGAATACGCCCGAAAGCATGAGGTCGATGAAAGCTTGTTTAAGGCGATTCTGCGCAAGCTTGATTTTTCCAGGGTCCAGTTTGAGAAGGATATGGCGTCCTTCAGCGGAGGCCAGAAGAAAAAAGTGCTGATAGCCCGGAGCCTCAGTGAGCAGGCGCACCTTTATGTTTGGGATGAGCCGCTAAATTTCATAGATATTTATTCCCGGATGCAGATCGAAGAGCTGCTGCTTGAGTCAGCGCCGACGCTGCTGTTTGTGGAGCATGACCGGGAGTTCTGCAGGAATATTGCGACTAAAGTTATAGAGCTCTGA
- a CDS encoding GNAT family N-acetyltransferase, with amino-acid sequence MLQAPEVVIEEYEPSRHAKSIAEMWNRSYESWGGDNSYQTEQSVIEEHENGTHLKLFLAVAGGEVIGYCSFSHYKEDSGALYIPLLNVRPDYHGHKVGKRLVLRALEETISLGWPRLDLYTWPGNTKAVPAYKKSGFFWEKRDDSTHLMNFIPSVLQTGAVKPFFEQLDWYTDSVREISVSPDGRNENGFDYFTYKWQRSDLKLKMEYERTGRGLRLIETADYRIQASIPLQHQLPFGSSYPVIYEAVNKSGKPLTLQIKGISNPKISFELEETRCVEATEKIEGQFFLHPVEEEQNPYQTHPVIEAELLINGLPAVFKLGIEPKYPVKLRIALPERSVLYTGESFELDITAENEYAADTQFTFTLPEDSILAFSKPDVQITVPAKGRKTISVPAVLKEYGIWNHKVDITASADNREPAVIEQELSAVLAGVYSAFGGKTEKGWIISSGRYSVRLDKDGNRIELFEDKSKAASLLFPKFGQPYTNEFKQLTAEQVLHYMDGEAIVMEARYRLDAPHEGLLLTMLVRLYKNGIVERRHQIRNAGPADLEEPLYLKESFGFSLEGAVLPYRGQYIDLKHGADAASPDYWDVQSLTENWLYAADGSVTRGITWPEERRLLRDNWLYAVEHQLGSLPSGGSIQTGPLRVAMGTWSSWQDFRAFAQLRSCSRSGQQGTIRQLELSLNGGNPFLSGPSELTLLEQKMSFLEGEITLASALDSSVKQSLVITAEQQLAEAGLTFTPAANVQADLLQVHLDMETVESSESYLVFPVNGEEVRLNSRQTEHGEVLTADNGVLQIQANSSFAPALYSLQVQGEEWLDSSYPQPQPKSWWNPWTGGIFTGVEGLSRLSLQEEPREAAFAGLTDSKGNDWSGIRMSIKITHNRKFQGLTLNHYFLLLPGVPVLASVVQIVQNTGAPLQPLTLHTLGFYKTGNLLKSSRGTVKNAAGETITYKAGRVQNETKSSSGFIQFSSDERKQRMSQASSPDKAAPELLVNTHVISSFITEKLFMRDGDTLFSTPQFYILSDLDIPEEAFRDLLNIKFNL; translated from the coding sequence ATGCTGCAAGCCCCGGAAGTCGTAATTGAAGAATATGAACCCTCGAGACATGCCAAATCCATCGCCGAGATGTGGAACAGAAGCTATGAAAGCTGGGGAGGCGACAACTCCTACCAGACAGAACAAAGTGTCATTGAAGAGCACGAGAACGGGACCCATCTGAAACTCTTTCTTGCCGTCGCCGGCGGCGAGGTTATCGGTTACTGCAGCTTTTCCCACTACAAGGAAGACTCGGGAGCGCTGTATATTCCGCTTTTGAATGTACGGCCTGATTATCACGGGCACAAAGTCGGCAAACGGCTTGTCCTCCGTGCACTTGAGGAGACGATCTCCCTCGGCTGGCCCCGGCTTGACCTCTACACCTGGCCAGGGAATACAAAAGCAGTGCCTGCGTATAAGAAAAGCGGGTTTTTCTGGGAGAAACGGGATGATTCCACCCATCTGATGAACTTTATCCCGTCTGTTCTGCAGACCGGTGCGGTAAAGCCGTTCTTCGAGCAGCTTGACTGGTATACGGACAGTGTACGTGAAATATCCGTTTCGCCGGATGGCCGTAATGAGAACGGGTTTGACTATTTTACATATAAATGGCAGAGGTCTGATCTTAAGCTGAAAATGGAATATGAGCGCACCGGCCGCGGCTTGCGCCTGATTGAAACAGCGGATTACCGTATTCAGGCCTCCATTCCGCTACAGCATCAGCTTCCCTTTGGCAGCAGCTATCCTGTAATCTATGAGGCTGTGAACAAAAGCGGCAAGCCGCTTACCCTGCAGATCAAAGGGATCAGCAATCCGAAAATCAGCTTTGAGCTGGAGGAGACACGGTGCGTTGAAGCAACGGAAAAGATCGAAGGGCAATTCTTCCTTCATCCGGTAGAGGAGGAGCAGAATCCGTACCAGACACATCCGGTTATCGAGGCGGAGCTGCTGATCAACGGCTTGCCTGCGGTATTCAAGCTGGGAATTGAGCCGAAATATCCGGTTAAGCTAAGGATCGCTCTGCCGGAACGGTCTGTGCTGTACACCGGTGAAAGCTTTGAGCTGGATATAACTGCAGAGAATGAGTACGCTGCAGACACACAGTTCACCTTCACTCTTCCGGAGGACTCTATTCTGGCCTTCAGCAAGCCTGATGTACAGATCACAGTTCCGGCTAAAGGACGCAAAACGATATCGGTCCCTGCAGTTCTTAAAGAATATGGGATCTGGAATCATAAAGTAGACATCACTGCCTCTGCAGACAACAGGGAGCCTGCGGTTATTGAGCAGGAGCTCAGCGCTGTTCTGGCCGGTGTTTATTCCGCCTTTGGCGGCAAGACGGAAAAAGGATGGATAATCAGCAGCGGCCGGTACTCCGTGAGGCTGGACAAAGACGGCAATAGGATAGAGCTTTTTGAAGATAAGAGTAAGGCAGCCAGCCTGCTGTTTCCGAAGTTCGGGCAGCCGTATACAAATGAATTCAAGCAGCTAACTGCTGAGCAGGTCCTCCATTACATGGATGGGGAAGCTATCGTTATGGAAGCCCGTTACCGGCTTGATGCGCCGCATGAAGGCCTGCTGTTAACGATGCTGGTAAGACTGTATAAGAACGGCATTGTTGAGCGGAGGCACCAGATCCGGAATGCCGGACCGGCTGACCTTGAAGAGCCGCTGTATCTTAAGGAAAGCTTCGGATTCAGTCTGGAAGGAGCCGTGCTTCCTTACCGCGGACAATATATTGATCTGAAGCATGGCGCTGATGCTGCAAGTCCGGACTACTGGGATGTCCAGAGCCTGACCGAAAACTGGCTCTATGCAGCTGATGGTTCAGTAACGCGCGGCATTACCTGGCCGGAAGAGCGGCGGCTGCTGCGGGACAACTGGCTCTATGCGGTTGAGCATCAGCTGGGCAGCCTTCCTTCCGGCGGCAGCATTCAGACCGGTCCCCTGCGGGTTGCTATGGGGACATGGAGCAGCTGGCAGGATTTCCGGGCCTTTGCCCAGCTACGCAGCTGTTCCCGTTCCGGTCAGCAGGGTACGATCCGGCAACTGGAGCTTAGCCTGAACGGAGGCAATCCGTTCCTTAGCGGACCATCTGAGCTGACGCTGCTTGAACAGAAGATGAGCTTTCTGGAAGGCGAGATCACTCTTGCTTCTGCGCTTGACAGCTCTGTCAAGCAGAGTCTGGTGATTACTGCAGAGCAGCAGCTGGCGGAGGCCGGCCTTACATTCACTCCTGCAGCAAATGTACAAGCCGATCTGCTTCAGGTGCACCTTGATATGGAAACCGTTGAGTCTTCGGAGAGCTATCTGGTATTTCCGGTTAACGGTGAGGAAGTCAGGCTGAATAGCAGACAGACAGAGCACGGTGAGGTGCTCACAGCAGATAACGGGGTCCTACAGATTCAGGCTAACAGCAGCTTTGCGCCTGCACTGTATTCCCTGCAGGTTCAAGGCGAGGAATGGCTGGATTCCTCTTATCCGCAGCCGCAGCCTAAATCCTGGTGGAATCCCTGGACCGGCGGTATTTTTACCGGAGTTGAGGGTCTGTCACGGCTCAGTCTTCAGGAGGAACCGAGGGAAGCTGCTTTTGCCGGGTTGACTGACAGCAAGGGCAATGACTGGTCTGGTATCCGGATGAGCATCAAGATTACTCATAACCGTAAGTTCCAAGGGCTTACACTAAATCATTATTTTCTGCTGCTCCCGGGTGTACCGGTGCTTGCTTCTGTGGTTCAAATCGTGCAGAATACAGGGGCACCGCTTCAACCCCTGACATTGCACACCTTAGGTTTTTATAAAACCGGAAACCTGCTGAAGAGCAGCAGGGGGACGGTGAAGAATGCGGCCGGTGAAACCATCACTTACAAGGCCGGGAGAGTTCAAAATGAAACAAAAAGCTCGAGCGGCTTCATTCAATTCAGCTCTGATGAGCGGAAGCAGCGGATGAGCCAGGCTTCCAGTCCCGATAAGGCAGCACCAGAGCTGCTGGTTAATACGCATGTTATCTCCTCTTTTATAACTGAAAAGCTGTTCATGAGAGACGGGGATACATTATTCAGCACACCGCAGTTTTATATACTCTCTGATCTGGATATACCGGAAGAGGCCTTCCGGGACCTGTTAAACATCAAATTTAATCTGTAG
- a CDS encoding NAD(P)/FAD-dependent oxidoreductase, which yields MKKVIIIGAGILGASTAYQLAKLGAEVLIIDRKDRGQATDAAAGIICPWLSQRRNQAWYRLAKAGARFYPGLIRELEQEGETETGYARVGALSVHMDTDKLKQQEERARKRLEDAPEIGELKQLSGSETQAQVPLLAEGYHSLQVSGAARVDGRALRDALLRSARRSGARLLNGDAALQFTGNRVTGAVVDGEIFAADTVIVCAGAWAAPLMLPLGIRLKVSYQKGQIMHVRVADQVDTGSWPVVIPPTDQYLLSFDGGQIVIGATHENDIEGYDPRVTAGGMQEVLNKGLELAPGLADSTVHEVRVGFRPFTPGFLPVIGAVPGWEGLLAANGLGASGLTMGPFIGSQLAKLALGLKPDIELQDYDLGKAIEQMG from the coding sequence ATGAAGAAGGTCATCATTATCGGAGCAGGTATTCTGGGTGCTTCAACCGCCTATCAGCTGGCTAAGCTCGGGGCAGAGGTGCTGATTATCGACCGCAAGGACAGGGGGCAGGCTACGGATGCCGCTGCCGGGATCATCTGTCCCTGGCTGTCGCAGCGGCGTAATCAGGCGTGGTACCGGCTGGCCAAAGCGGGAGCACGTTTTTACCCGGGGCTGATCAGAGAGCTTGAGCAGGAGGGGGAAACCGAGACCGGATATGCCCGGGTCGGTGCGCTCAGTGTCCATATGGACACGGACAAACTCAAGCAGCAGGAGGAGCGGGCAAGAAAGCGGCTGGAGGATGCGCCGGAGATTGGCGAATTGAAGCAGCTTTCCGGGAGCGAAACACAGGCACAGGTTCCGCTGCTGGCTGAAGGCTATCATTCCCTGCAGGTCAGCGGAGCTGCGCGGGTAGACGGCCGGGCGCTGCGTGATGCGCTCCTGCGGTCTGCCCGGCGCAGCGGAGCCCGGCTGCTGAACGGGGATGCGGCGCTGCAATTTACCGGAAACCGGGTCACCGGCGCGGTGGTTGACGGGGAGATTTTCGCCGCAGATACTGTAATTGTCTGTGCCGGTGCGTGGGCGGCTCCGCTGATGCTGCCGCTCGGTATTAGGCTTAAGGTAAGCTATCAGAAGGGCCAGATCATGCATGTAAGGGTAGCGGACCAAGTGGATACAGGGTCCTGGCCTGTAGTTATTCCGCCTACGGATCAGTACCTTCTGTCCTTTGACGGAGGCCAAATCGTTATCGGAGCTACACACGAGAACGATATTGAAGGCTATGATCCGCGCGTAACAGCCGGCGGGATGCAGGAGGTCCTTAACAAAGGGCTGGAGCTGGCCCCTGGCCTTGCAGACAGTACAGTTCATGAGGTGAGGGTGGGCTTTCGGCCGTTTACCCCCGGCTTTCTTCCCGTGATCGGTGCAGTGCCGGGCTGGGAAGGCCTGCTTGCTGCCAACGGGCTCGGAGCCTCAGGCTTAACGATGGGGCCGTTTATCGGAAGCCAGCTGGCGAAGCTGGCACTGGGACTTAAACCGGACATAGAGCTGCAGGATTATGATTTGGGTAAAGCCATAGAGCAAATGGGTTAG